AAATTATTTAATAATTTATTTAATATTTTTTAAAATAAATAAAGTTATAGAAAGATTTAAATTTAAAAAGTTTTAGAATATTTTTAATGCTAATAAAGATAATTTGTATTAGCTAACTAGCTACTTAAATTTATCAGCATTTTGTTTTACGCTTGCTTGTTTGTTCTATACTCATTTAAAATTAATTTGTATTTTTATCTAAATTTAAAGCATTACAGACTTTTATATTCTCGCTGTAATATTTAACATTGTCCAAACTTCTTAAAAAATATTTAACAATATTCATCAACCCTACAAACCATATCATAAATCCTGCATTAAATGTCGTTTTGATTAAAGCTTTCTAACGCAATTAATACCACCAAATTTAACATTGTTAAGTTCTTTGAATATAAATAAGAAATTTTGAATAAAATTAATGAAGTTAAATGGTTTTATTTTACTTAAAATACCCCACCCCATAAGAGAAAATATAGCTTTAATTTATTCTCCTTTCTTGTGATTTTTCGCATTATAGCATATGAGTTATCAAATTTACGTCCATATAAAAAGCACTATAAAGAATTTAAATATTTTAATAAAGTATCTATTATATCATCATCGCTTTTGCTTGGTGCTTTTAAAATAATTCTTTCATCATTATCTTTTAAAAGTTTTATATTTTGTTCATAATTACTAACTTCACAAAATCCGTGCTTAATACATAAAATTTTAATTGCCATAAGTGAAAAATAATTTCTTGTATAGCTATCGCATTTGCCAAATCTATCGTTAAAAGAATCTTGCATAGTAGATAAACTAGCTAAATTATCACACTCATTTATTTTTCTATAAAGACTTAATCTTAGCTTATCATTAGGCACTAAATAATCGCTTATATAAGCATTTACTAATAATTTTTGCTCGTATTTAATCTCTTTTGTGATATTTCCTTTACTTAGTCGATTAATTTCAGCTTCTAGCATTTTAATATAAAGTGCATAGCCAAGTTGTTCTATATGTCCGCTTTGTTCAGCACCTAATAAATTACCACCGCCCCTTATTTCTAAATCCATTTGAGCTAGAGTGCTACCACTACCTAAATACGAATTACTAGCTAAGCTTAATAATCTTTTCTTAGAATCTTCACTAACGCTTTCTTCGTTATCAACTAGAAAATAGCAAAATCCTTGTATTTTGCTACGACCTACTCTACCACGGAGCTGGTGCAAATCAGCTATGCCGAAATGGTTTGATTTTTCTACTATTATGGTGTTTGCATTTGCTAAGTCAATTCCACTTTCAACAATGCTTGTGCATAATAATAAATCATACTTTTTCTCTTCGTATTCAAATAGTTTTTCTTCAGCTTCATTTGCTGGTATTTTTGAATGTAAAACTAAAATTCTAAGCTTTGGATAAAGCTCTTCTAAATAGCGTTTTTTATGTTCAATTGAAGCTATGTGATTGTGTATGTAAAATACTTGCCCGCCACGCCTAAGCTCTCTTGCTATGATTTCTTTAATTAAAGCGTCATCATAAGTTTTTACAAAAGTTCTTACATCTAATCTATCATTAGGCGGAGTTAGAATTTGAGAATAAGTCTTAAGTGTGCTTAAAGCTTGATTAAGCGTTCTTGGGATTGGAGTAGCACTCATACTTAATTGATGAGCTTTTATGCTTATATCTTTTAATTTTTCTTTTTGTTTTACGCCAAATTTATGCTCTTCATCAATTACAATTAGTCCAACATCATCAATTGCTAAACTAAGTAAAGCGTGAGTTCCTATAATAACCTTTGGCTCTTTTGTATTCATAATAGCTTTTTTAGTATTAGAAAATCTATCAAGTCTAAAAACTTGAATTCCAAAAGGCTCTAAACGATTTTTAAGTGTTTTATAATGTTGAGAGCATAAAAGTGTAGTCGGGACAAAAAATAAGGCATTTAAACCATTTTTAACACAAGCAAAAATTGCGTGCATTGCGACTTCGGTTTTACCAAAACCAACATCAGCACTAAGCAATCTATCCATAGGAGTGCATTTGCTTATCTCTTCAAAAATATCATTAACTGCTTTTTCTTGATCACTTGTTAAAACAAATCCTGCTTTAGCCTTAAATATCTCATAATCAAGTGGTTTTTTAATAGCCTTTGTTACAATTAACTGCCTTTTTGCTGCTAGTTCAGTAATAGCACCTGCAATTGCTAATAATTTAGTTTTAAG
This portion of the Campylobacter sp. MG1 genome encodes:
- a CDS encoding DEAD/DEAH box helicase; the protein is MQANLYEYLINNKNYAKIIICEDLNEAKSLSNVALYLGINSFILPDFRAEINDDLRSFSMELFDISKVLSDYYDYQDKKILIIPINTIKKPLPNKDDLKCLKIEFGDRINLNSLAKELLRLNYNLVDMVQSPGEFSIGHEKIDIFSLKYENPIRIVLFDDEVESIKYFDASSGLSYKEECEYCDILPIISYVSEEKYEEIKESILNNDDLNEYESVFYWHLKLSNYLEFSYVCTKEFELGNIISKAKKYSDMVFNPSNDFFKLNSNKKIKLLASNENKFLDYKLGENVEKVISNAVLNIQSDDELIISLNKYYKKEKKYKSSIVLDELIKNDYVVHERYGVGRFLGLELIEREGKKQEFIVIEYQNNDKLLLPLNYLYLLDKYISSSIPELDKLGKNTFVKLKEKLKTKLLAIAGAITELAAKRQLIVTKAIKKPLDYEIFKAKAGFVLTSDQEKAVNDIFEEISKCTPMDRLLSADVGFGKTEVAMHAIFACVKNGLNALFFVPTTLLCSQHYKTLKNRLEPFGIQVFRLDRFSNTKKAIMNTKEPKVIIGTHALLSLAIDDVGLIVIDEEHKFGVKQKEKLKDISIKAHQLSMSATPIPRTLNQALSTLKTYSQILTPPNDRLDVRTFVKTYDDALIKEIIARELRRGGQVFYIHNHIASIEHKKRYLEELYPKLRILVLHSKIPANEAEEKLFEYEEKKYDLLLCTSIVESGIDLANANTIIVEKSNHFGIADLHQLRGRVGRSKIQGFCYFLVDNEESVSEDSKKRLLSLASNSYLGSGSTLAQMDLEIRGGGNLLGAEQSGHIEQLGYALYIKMLEAEINRLSKGNITKEIKYEQKLLVNAYISDYLVPNDKLRLSLYRKINECDNLASLSTMQDSFNDRFGKCDSYTRNYFSLMAIKILCIKHGFCEVSNYEQNIKLLKDNDERIILKAPSKSDDDIIDTLLKYLNSL